Proteins co-encoded in one Pseudophryne corroboree isolate aPseCor3 chromosome 1, aPseCor3.hap2, whole genome shotgun sequence genomic window:
- the LOC134924484 gene encoding taste receptor type 2 member 134-like: protein MKLSSSIVEIIACCILLVVSVLGNAILIFCTWRCITRRLPTSFALIFSLAFTHVVKNIVVNTINIVSSAGFLPNPLLCKIRLFTTSMTTKLEIWFTLYLAVFYCVKLNRVVHPLRTPPNGKWRMHHLIGVSTLWVTAVAVCCPYLVFGNNAESLSLFNVSYPPHHTFLYEECKLFFPDDVVELFYHQVFMVIIDLLPLATLVLVSFRILLLFHEQKKATYGNIWIGHDPSETEVLRASKVIIVLMVIVTALWVTHFILVWHLKCIGSWYLMSTVLAVLSAGYSSLSPYLLMLINYKISLKIRSLRSFCCANTKTDRQNSASKTATTED, encoded by the coding sequence ATGAAGCTTTCGTCAAGTATCGTTGAAATAATTGCCTGCTGCATCTTACTCGTTGTAAGCGTACTGGGAAATGCTATATTGATTTTCTGCACATGGAGGTGCATTACAAGACGCCTGCCAACATCATTCGCTCTCATTTTCAGTCTTGCATTTACGCATGTTGTGAAAAATATTGTGGTCAATACAATCAATATAGTTTCCAGTGCTGGATTTCTCCCTAATCCTCTTCTCTGCAAAATTAGATTATTCACTACATCGATGACCACCAAACTGGAGATCTGGTTTACCCTGTACTTGGCTGTGTTCTATTGTGTTAAGCTCAATCGTGTTGTCCatccactgaggacacctcctaatGGCAAATGGCGCATGCATCACCTCATAGGTGTGTCCACTTTGTGGGTCACAGCAGTTGCGGTTTGTTGTCCTTACTTAGTATTTGGGAATAATGCTGAAAGCCTTAGTCTATTCAATGTTTCCTATCCCCCTCATCACACATTTCTTTATGAAGAGTGCAAACTTTTTTTTCCTGATGATGTTGTTGAATTGTTTTATCATCAGGTGTTTATGGTCATCATTGACTTGCTTCCACTTGCCACTTTAGTCCTGGTCAGTTTTCGCATTCTGCTGCTTTTCCACGAGCAAAAGAAAGCGACGTATGGTAATATTTGGATTGGACATGATCCTTCTGAGACAGAGGTCCTGCGGGCTTCCAAAGTGATCATAGTTTTAATGGTTATTGTCACAGCCCTGTGGGTCACGCATTTTATCTTAGTCTGGCATTTAAAGTGCATTGGTTCATGGTATTTAATGTCGACTGTGCTTGCTGTCTTATCTGCTGGATATTCTAGTCTCAGCCCTTACTTACTTATGCTGATTAATTACAAAATCAGTTTAAAGATTCGGTCACTGAGATCCTTCTGCTGTGCTAACACCAAGACTGACAGACAGAACTCTGCATCTAAAACTGCAACCACTGAAGATTGA